A part of Mycolicibacterium sp. TUM20985 genomic DNA contains:
- a CDS encoding ArsR/SmtB family transcription factor, translated as MNADSGACHRELPPDQVGLVVEVFRMLADATRVQVLWALVNREMSVNDLATHVGKPAPSVSQHLAKLRMARLVRTRREGTTIFYSLDNDHVGQLVTDAVFNAEHAGPGVPGHHRSSDDLRILHSDRPFESDTPSEPISKRPEEHRA; from the coding sequence ATGAATGCAGATAGCGGCGCATGTCATCGGGAGCTGCCGCCCGATCAGGTGGGCTTGGTGGTCGAGGTGTTCCGGATGCTGGCCGACGCCACCCGGGTGCAGGTGCTGTGGGCGTTGGTCAACCGGGAGATGTCGGTCAACGACCTCGCCACCCACGTGGGCAAACCAGCGCCATCGGTGTCACAGCATCTCGCCAAGCTGCGGATGGCGCGCCTGGTCCGCACCCGTCGTGAGGGCACCACGATCTTCTACAGCCTGGACAACGACCACGTCGGACAACTCGTCACCGACGCAGTCTTCAACGCCGAACACGCCGGACCCGGCGTCCCGGGCCATCATCGCAGCAGTGATGACCTACGAATCCTGCACTCCGACAGGCCTTTCGAATCAGACACACCCTCCGAACCGATCTCGAAGCGACCGGAGGAACACCGCGCATGA
- the istA gene encoding IS21 family transposase, whose product MAFREVSVNEIREVLRVWLGVVGLPAPGYRRIAAHCGVDRKTVRRYVEAAQAAGLRRDDDVSALDDGLIGAVAEAVRPVRPDGHGAAWDRLLEFEEQITAWVAGEGEARPLTITKIATLLDRRGCVVPYRTLNRFASERCGFGRKDTTVRVADGDPGVECQIDFGYLGMLTDTGDGRRRKVHALIFTAVYSRHMFVWLSYSQTLAAVIAGAQAAWEFFGGVFAVLIPDNLKPVIAAADAVNPRFTAGWLDYAGHGGFLTDPARVRSPKDKPRVERTVQYVRGNFWDGETFTSLEQAQQAATAWCERTAGMRIHGTTCARPVEVFTAEEQRLLLPVPGAYDVPVFKAVKVHRDFHAEVGKALYSLPEQWIGTTVDVRADSELVKFYHRGTLVKVHPRQPAGGRSTDRNDLPEHKASYALRDLAALIAACASHGPNVGIYAERILDDPLPWTRMRTVYRLQGLVRRYGAERVDRACSLALDLDVVSVNKIASMLERATETTTPALPRAVGQSATRFSRDPSEFTNTPASLTVVADAQPEETR is encoded by the coding sequence ATGGCTTTTCGGGAGGTCAGTGTGAACGAGATCAGGGAAGTGCTGCGGGTGTGGCTCGGGGTGGTGGGGTTACCGGCGCCGGGGTACCGCAGGATCGCCGCGCATTGCGGTGTGGACCGCAAAACGGTGCGCCGCTACGTGGAGGCCGCCCAGGCAGCGGGGCTGCGCCGAGACGACGATGTCAGCGCGCTCGATGACGGGTTGATCGGTGCGGTCGCCGAAGCGGTCCGCCCGGTGCGCCCCGATGGTCACGGCGCGGCCTGGGATCGGCTGCTCGAATTCGAGGAGCAGATCACCGCGTGGGTGGCCGGCGAGGGCGAGGCGCGGCCGTTGACGATCACCAAGATCGCGACGCTGTTGGACCGCCGAGGGTGTGTGGTTCCGTATCGGACGTTGAACCGATTCGCCAGTGAACGTTGCGGTTTCGGACGTAAGGACACCACGGTGCGAGTCGCCGACGGCGACCCGGGGGTGGAATGCCAGATCGATTTCGGCTACCTGGGGATGCTCACCGACACCGGTGATGGTCGTCGCCGCAAGGTGCACGCGTTGATCTTCACCGCCGTCTACAGCCGGCACATGTTCGTGTGGTTGTCGTATTCGCAGACCTTGGCGGCGGTGATCGCTGGCGCTCAGGCGGCGTGGGAGTTCTTCGGCGGCGTCTTCGCGGTGCTGATCCCGGATAACTTGAAACCGGTGATCGCCGCTGCCGATGCGGTCAACCCCCGGTTCACCGCGGGCTGGCTCGATTACGCCGGTCATGGCGGGTTCCTCACCGACCCGGCCCGGGTGCGCTCGCCCAAGGACAAGCCGCGGGTCGAACGCACGGTGCAGTATGTGCGTGGAAACTTCTGGGACGGTGAAACATTCACCAGTCTCGAGCAGGCGCAGCAGGCGGCGACCGCGTGGTGTGAGCGGACGGCCGGTATGCGCATCCACGGCACCACCTGCGCACGGCCGGTGGAGGTGTTCACCGCCGAAGAACAGCGACTCCTGCTGCCGGTGCCGGGGGCCTACGACGTGCCGGTGTTCAAGGCGGTCAAGGTGCACCGCGACTTCCACGCCGAGGTCGGCAAAGCCCTGTACTCGTTGCCCGAGCAGTGGATCGGCACCACGGTGGACGTGCGCGCCGATAGCGAGCTGGTGAAGTTCTATCACCGCGGCACGCTGGTGAAGGTCCATCCCCGCCAACCGGCAGGTGGGCGCAGCACCGACCGCAATGATCTGCCTGAGCACAAGGCCAGCTATGCGCTGCGGGACTTGGCGGCGTTGATCGCGGCGTGTGCCAGCCACGGGCCGAATGTCGGGATCTACGCCGAACGCATCCTCGATGACCCGCTGCCCTGGACCCGGATGCGGACCGTCTACCGGCTCCAGGGTCTGGTGCGCCGTTACGGCGCTGAGCGCGTCGATCGAGCATGTTCACTCGCGTTGGACCTCGACGTCGTCTCGGTCAACAAGATCGCTTCCATGCTGGAACGCGCCACCGAAACCACCACTCCGGCATTGCCCCGGGCGGTCGGGCAGTCAGCTACCCGGTTCTCGCGTGATCCATCCGAATTCACCAACACCCCAGCATCATTGACCGTCGTGGCCGATGCGCAACCCGAGGAGACCCGCTGA
- the istB gene encoding IS21-like element helper ATPase IstB — translation MTTTNRAAADPVGADLLRLLKALKLGALADTLPERAALARQHKLSHIGFLETLLADEVSRRESRSAALRATKAGLDPSMRFDTWTAQEDLRYDRTLLGDLTSLRFLDAGQSAIVLGPVGVGKTHLATALGHMAIRRRHTVIFGRADKLFTRLRAARLDHTVDTEIRRLAAIDVLIIDDFALRSLDATETSDFYEIVVERHRTKTTIVTSNREPAEWLTMTADTLLAQSAIDRLTAAAHTLVIEGPSYRQRARPGQLDPDHPAEHPQ, via the coding sequence ATGACCACGACCAACCGCGCAGCCGCCGACCCGGTCGGCGCTGATCTGCTCCGACTGCTCAAAGCACTCAAACTCGGCGCGTTGGCCGACACCCTGCCCGAACGTGCCGCCCTGGCCCGCCAACACAAACTCAGCCACATCGGGTTCCTCGAAACTCTGCTGGCTGATGAGGTATCCCGACGCGAATCCCGCTCAGCCGCCTTACGGGCGACCAAAGCCGGACTCGACCCGAGCATGCGTTTCGACACCTGGACCGCACAAGAGGACCTCCGCTATGACCGCACCCTGCTCGGGGATCTGACCTCGCTGCGGTTCCTCGACGCCGGCCAGTCCGCGATCGTCCTCGGGCCCGTCGGAGTAGGCAAGACGCATTTGGCAACAGCGTTGGGGCACATGGCTATTCGCCGACGGCACACCGTCATATTCGGTCGCGCCGACAAACTGTTCACCCGGCTACGCGCAGCCCGACTCGACCACACCGTCGACACCGAGATCCGCCGCCTGGCCGCGATTGACGTCCTCATCATCGACGACTTCGCGCTGCGCTCGCTCGATGCCACCGAAACCAGCGACTTCTACGAAATCGTCGTCGAACGTCACCGCACCAAGACCACCATCGTGACCTCCAACCGGGAACCCGCCGAATGGCTGACCATGACCGCCGACACGCTATTGGCTCAATCAGCCATCGACCGACTGACCGCGGCGGCCCACACCCTGGTCATCGAAGGACCGTCCTACCGCCAACGCGCCCGGCCCGGCCAGCTTGACCCAGACCACCCCGCCGAGCATCCTCAATAA
- a CDS encoding heavy metal translocating P-type ATPase, translated as MVDGGSAQVKELDTDVEVAGTHTVVLELDGVQWATQKNVVETVLGRRPGVVGAEANPVAQTVTVRYDPARTTVEDLAGWVRECRYHCRGESVPDHLCAMPISATDAKRAPGTADEAADHASHPAHEASAVAGAGRTGTPTEVMGHGGHGEMSMAAMIRDMRDRFLVAVVFGVVITLWSRIGRDVFGFTVAAPFGLRDDVFQLILSVPVIFYSAQVFFAGAYRALRARTLDMMVLVAVAVGAGWVYSVGVTLTGGGDVFYEAATILTAFVLLGHYFEMRARGGANDAVRALLKLAPPMATVLRDGESVEIPTDQVVVGDLLLVRPGSKIAVDGVVEDGDSDVDESTVTGESLPVHKGLGDEVVGATINTAGTLRVRATKVGADTALAQIVKLVQEAQNSKAPGQRLADRAAFWLVLVALLGGVGTFVVWLLVGRSVSEALLFAITVVVVTCPDALGLATPTAIMVGTGLGAARGVLFKNATAIETSKKIDVVVMDKTGTLTLGAPEVTDLLVDGLPETEALALIAAVERNSEHPLAAAVVRHADAAGAHRLDAHDFVNVAGQGAVAVVDGHRVVVGNTRLMSSENVDLGVLAARQQELAAGGRTAVLAAIDGRVVAVIGIADAVRPTSAAAVAELRSMGVEVVMLTGDNAATAQRIAAQIGVTEVIADVLPGDKAAKVTELMDAGHRVAMVGDGVNDAPALAQADLGIAIGAGTDVAVETADVVLMRSDPLDVAVALRIGRGTVRKMKQNLVWAIGYNSVALPIAAGVFEPAFGLVLRPEIAAITMAGSSILVAVNALTLKRLRLPTPDTAEAQ; from the coding sequence ATGGTAGATGGGGGGTCGGCGCAGGTGAAGGAGTTGGACACAGACGTCGAAGTCGCGGGTACGCACACCGTGGTGCTGGAACTCGACGGCGTGCAGTGGGCGACTCAGAAGAACGTGGTCGAGACAGTCCTCGGTCGGCGACCGGGAGTTGTTGGCGCGGAGGCCAACCCGGTGGCTCAGACCGTGACGGTGCGCTACGACCCGGCTCGCACCACGGTGGAGGACCTTGCTGGGTGGGTTCGAGAGTGCCGATATCACTGCCGGGGTGAATCGGTCCCGGATCACCTCTGTGCCATGCCGATTTCGGCCACCGATGCGAAGCGGGCCCCCGGCACCGCCGACGAAGCTGCCGACCACGCAAGCCACCCAGCCCATGAGGCCAGCGCCGTGGCGGGTGCGGGTCGGACGGGGACGCCGACCGAGGTGATGGGGCACGGCGGGCACGGTGAGATGTCGATGGCCGCGATGATCCGCGACATGCGGGACCGTTTCCTGGTCGCGGTGGTGTTCGGTGTGGTGATCACGTTGTGGTCCCGGATCGGGCGCGACGTGTTCGGGTTCACCGTGGCCGCGCCGTTCGGGCTGCGCGACGACGTGTTCCAGCTGATTCTGAGCGTTCCGGTGATCTTCTATTCGGCGCAGGTGTTCTTCGCCGGCGCATACCGGGCGCTACGTGCCCGCACGTTGGACATGATGGTGCTCGTCGCGGTCGCCGTCGGTGCCGGCTGGGTGTACTCCGTCGGGGTCACCCTGACTGGGGGCGGCGACGTCTTCTACGAAGCGGCGACCATCCTGACCGCGTTCGTGCTGCTCGGTCACTACTTCGAGATGCGGGCACGGGGCGGCGCCAACGACGCCGTCCGTGCACTGCTGAAGCTGGCCCCGCCCATGGCGACCGTGCTCCGCGACGGTGAGTCGGTGGAGATCCCCACCGATCAGGTCGTGGTGGGTGACCTGTTGTTGGTTCGACCCGGTTCCAAGATCGCCGTCGACGGAGTGGTGGAGGACGGAGACAGCGACGTCGACGAGTCCACGGTGACCGGAGAAAGCCTGCCGGTTCACAAGGGTCTTGGCGATGAAGTGGTGGGGGCCACCATCAACACCGCTGGGACACTTCGGGTCCGAGCCACCAAGGTCGGCGCGGACACCGCGCTGGCCCAAATCGTGAAGCTGGTGCAGGAGGCGCAGAACTCCAAGGCACCCGGTCAGCGCCTCGCGGACCGGGCCGCGTTCTGGTTGGTTCTGGTGGCGCTTCTGGGCGGGGTCGGCACCTTTGTGGTGTGGCTGCTGGTGGGCCGCTCGGTCAGCGAGGCCCTGTTGTTCGCGATCACGGTGGTGGTGGTGACCTGCCCCGACGCGCTGGGGCTGGCCACGCCTACCGCGATCATGGTCGGGACCGGTCTGGGCGCTGCCCGCGGAGTGTTGTTCAAGAACGCGACCGCGATCGAGACGTCGAAGAAGATCGATGTAGTGGTGATGGACAAGACCGGCACCCTGACCCTGGGCGCCCCGGAGGTGACCGACCTACTGGTGGACGGGCTGCCCGAGACGGAGGCCCTGGCGCTGATCGCCGCGGTCGAACGCAACTCCGAGCATCCGCTGGCGGCCGCGGTGGTTCGGCACGCCGATGCAGCGGGAGCGCACCGCCTCGATGCGCACGACTTCGTCAACGTGGCGGGACAGGGTGCCGTCGCGGTCGTGGATGGTCACCGGGTCGTGGTGGGCAACACCCGACTAATGAGTTCGGAGAACGTCGACCTGGGTGTCTTGGCTGCGCGGCAGCAGGAGCTCGCCGCAGGGGGGCGGACGGCGGTACTCGCCGCGATCGATGGGCGGGTGGTAGCGGTGATCGGCATCGCCGACGCGGTGCGACCCACGTCCGCGGCCGCCGTTGCGGAGCTGCGATCCATGGGCGTCGAGGTGGTGATGCTCACCGGAGACAATGCGGCCACCGCGCAGCGGATCGCCGCTCAGATCGGGGTCACCGAGGTGATCGCCGACGTGTTGCCCGGCGACAAGGCCGCGAAGGTCACCGAGTTGATGGACGCCGGGCATCGGGTGGCGATGGTTGGTGACGGTGTCAACGATGCGCCGGCGTTGGCTCAGGCCGACCTCGGAATTGCGATCGGCGCCGGCACCGATGTCGCGGTGGAAACCGCCGATGTGGTCCTGATGCGTTCGGACCCGCTTGATGTGGCGGTGGCGCTGCGGATCGGGCGGGGCACGGTCCGCAAGATGAAGCAGAACCTCGTCTGGGCGATTGGCTACAACTCCGTCGCTCTACCCATTGCCGCGGGGGTCTTCGAGCCGGCGTTCGGTCTAGTGCTGCGCCCAGAGATCGCCGCAATCACGATGGCAGGTTCCAGCATCCTCGTCGCCGTGAATGCGTTGACCCTCAAACGTCTTCGCCTCCCCACGCCGGACACGGCCGAAGCGCAGTGA
- a CDS encoding cation diffusion facilitator family transporter, which yields MTHEGIPGAPGQGHHSGHDHGAEDGHTHGHSHQGRGGRFGAAIREVFAPHSHDASDSIDGALESSAAGIRAVKISLLALGATSIAQLVIVLISGSVALLADTIHNFSDALTAIPLWIAFALGTKAATRRYTYGFGRAEDLAGLFVIAMITLSAIIAGVESVRRLINPVPVQHLGWVAVAGLVGFIGNELVAVYRIRVGRRIGSVALVADGLHARTDGFTSLAVLFGAGGVALGFPLADPIIGLLITAAILAVLRTAVRDVFRRLMDGVDPALVDTAEAALAAEPGVTAVRSVKMRWLGHRLHADAELDIDPATSLSDAHRIAHEAEYTLTHAVPKLSSALVHAYPSNDGGA from the coding sequence ATGACCCACGAGGGCATACCGGGCGCACCCGGCCAGGGCCACCATTCAGGACACGACCACGGTGCAGAAGACGGGCACACCCACGGGCATAGCCATCAGGGCCGCGGCGGCCGGTTCGGTGCCGCGATCCGCGAGGTCTTCGCCCCGCACAGCCACGATGCATCGGACAGTATCGACGGGGCACTGGAATCCAGCGCTGCCGGTATCCGGGCAGTGAAGATCAGCCTTCTCGCGCTCGGTGCCACCTCGATCGCGCAACTGGTGATCGTGCTGATCTCGGGATCGGTCGCGTTGTTGGCCGACACCATCCACAACTTCTCCGACGCCCTCACCGCGATCCCGCTGTGGATCGCCTTCGCACTGGGCACCAAAGCTGCCACGCGGCGCTACACCTACGGGTTCGGCCGCGCCGAAGACCTCGCCGGGCTGTTCGTCATCGCGATGATCACCCTGTCGGCCATCATCGCCGGGGTCGAATCCGTCAGGCGCCTGATCAACCCGGTCCCGGTCCAGCACCTCGGCTGGGTCGCCGTCGCAGGACTGGTCGGCTTCATCGGCAACGAACTCGTCGCGGTCTATCGCATCCGGGTCGGGCGTCGCATCGGTTCGGTCGCTCTCGTCGCCGACGGTCTCCACGCCCGTACCGACGGATTCACCTCGCTGGCCGTGCTTTTCGGTGCCGGGGGTGTCGCATTGGGCTTTCCGCTCGCCGACCCCATCATCGGGCTGCTCATCACCGCCGCCATCTTGGCGGTCCTGCGTACCGCGGTCAGAGACGTGTTCCGCCGCCTCATGGACGGCGTCGACCCGGCACTCGTCGACACCGCCGAGGCCGCCCTGGCCGCCGAACCCGGCGTGACCGCCGTCCGCAGCGTCAAGATGCGCTGGCTCGGCCACCGCCTGCACGCCGACGCCGAACTCGACATCGACCCGGCCACCAGCCTGTCCGATGCCCATCGAATCGCGCACGAGGCCGAATACACACTGACCCACGCAGTACCTAAACTGTCCAGCGCCTTGGTACACGCATATCCCTCGAACGACGGCGGCGCTTAG
- a CDS encoding TetR/AcrR family transcriptional regulator, which produces MPTLPPSGVVEQRRRPLQDRSRATVSFVLEAAAQLFAESGYDAVTTNAVAERAGVSIGTLYQYFANKDDLLMALLEHHVAAAQQAIATAFRDLPGPDLRSVIAELVHFTLAHNTAHPDLGSIMQAYAPRSTLLQGHLSETRRLIADTIVNRLRATRRSMPDRELLLRAELAARVIEHLTHSVAHDAPVGESTDALSAEIARLVMGYLDAPSNSPDLVE; this is translated from the coding sequence GTGCCCACATTGCCGCCAAGCGGTGTCGTTGAGCAGCGCAGACGTCCGCTTCAGGATCGCTCGCGCGCGACGGTGTCATTTGTTCTCGAAGCGGCGGCTCAGCTTTTCGCCGAAAGCGGCTATGACGCGGTCACCACCAACGCGGTCGCCGAACGCGCCGGCGTATCGATCGGGACGCTGTACCAGTACTTTGCGAACAAGGACGACCTGTTGATGGCCCTGTTGGAGCACCACGTCGCCGCCGCCCAGCAAGCAATCGCGACGGCATTTCGTGATCTGCCGGGACCCGACCTTCGCTCCGTGATCGCCGAGCTCGTGCACTTCACGCTGGCACACAACACCGCGCATCCCGACCTGGGCAGCATCATGCAGGCCTACGCACCGCGCAGCACCCTGCTCCAGGGTCACTTGTCAGAAACCCGGCGCCTCATCGCCGACACGATCGTCAACCGGCTTCGAGCCACGCGACGGTCAATGCCCGACCGCGAACTGCTGTTACGGGCCGAGCTCGCTGCCCGCGTCATCGAGCACCTCACACATAGCGTCGCGCACGACGCGCCCGTCGGCGAATCCACCGACGCCCTGAGCGCCGAGATCGCTCGGTTGGTGATGGGTTACCTGGACGCGCCTTCGAACTCACCTGACCTTGTGGAGTAA
- a CDS encoding NAD(P)H-binding protein, whose product MSNPNTTVGPANSVGTLAITGATGTIGREVLTSLIAGGHERRVRAVVRNPADITADVQTVHADFSDPDTLTAAFDDAEAVLLLCGHHPDQLTYERAALAAATAAGVERVVYISAAAADRDPPPTIALDHHRLERELLANTGLAGTVLRPTAVFSSLLGGISRLIRPDGQVPLAFGAARVNLIDARDVGDAAATALTDPRHAGCAYTLTGPQALSGDEIVAALADALAVPLQHTDHTPDELQNLLLRAGAPTEMVNHLFDLFSYFGSGEMDTVTTDFASLTGHQPRSLASWLHSSQGKALVAQMTL is encoded by the coding sequence ATGTCGAATCCGAACACCACCGTTGGCCCGGCGAACAGCGTGGGAACGCTGGCGATCACCGGCGCGACCGGCACCATCGGACGCGAAGTGCTGACGTCGTTGATCGCAGGAGGCCACGAGCGACGCGTGCGCGCAGTCGTGCGCAATCCCGCCGACATCACCGCCGACGTGCAGACCGTCCACGCCGACTTCAGCGATCCGGACACGCTGACCGCCGCGTTCGACGATGCCGAAGCGGTGCTGTTGCTCTGCGGGCATCACCCCGACCAGCTCACCTACGAACGCGCCGCGCTCGCTGCCGCCACCGCAGCCGGGGTGGAGCGGGTCGTCTACATCTCCGCCGCCGCAGCCGACCGCGACCCCCCGCCCACAATCGCGCTCGACCACCATCGCCTGGAACGCGAACTCCTCGCCAACACCGGGTTGGCTGGGACCGTGTTGCGCCCCACCGCGGTGTTCTCGTCGCTTCTCGGCGGGATCAGCCGTCTGATCCGGCCCGACGGGCAGGTGCCGTTGGCCTTCGGCGCTGCCCGAGTCAACCTCATCGATGCGCGCGACGTCGGCGACGCCGCAGCTACCGCTCTGACCGATCCCCGTCACGCCGGCTGCGCCTACACACTGACCGGTCCCCAAGCGCTGTCAGGCGACGAGATCGTGGCGGCCCTGGCAGATGCGCTCGCAGTGCCGCTGCAGCACACTGATCACACACCCGACGAGCTGCAGAACCTTCTCCTTCGCGCAGGCGCCCCCACCGAGATGGTGAATCATCTCTTCGATCTGTTCAGCTACTTCGGCAGCGGCGAGATGGACACCGTCACAACCGACTTCGCCTCCCTCACCGGTCACCAACCACGGTCGCTGGCGTCCTGGTTGCACTCCTCCCAGGGCAAGGCGCTCGTCGCACAAATGACACTCTGA
- a CDS encoding L,D-transpeptidase produces MIRQRFRCWPRSIVALVVAVLALTACTGNVSPPPPAAQVISEKGDPYSTLLVPKLDISTTDGAVGVEVDSPITVSASAGVLGAVSLTNDNGKAIAGQLSPDGLTWATADQLGYNKRYTLRAEALGLGGIAHDTMTFRTSSPENLTMPYVLPNDGEVVGVGQPVAIRFDEKILDRTAAEKAITITSQPAVDGAFYWLSDREVRWRPRDYWKPGTAVVVAVNTYGVDLGDGLFGQDDVTTRFTVGDEVIATADDTTKTLTVRVNGEVVKTMPISMGKNSAPTDNGTYLIGDRYRDLVMDSSTYGVPVNSAEGYRLEVEYATQMSYSGIYVHAAPWSVGSQGRSNVSHGCLNVSTSNAQWFYDNTKRGDIVQVLNTVGPTLPGTDGLGDWNIPWDQWQAGNAVTP; encoded by the coding sequence CTGATCCGTCAACGATTTCGCTGCTGGCCCAGGTCAATTGTCGCGCTCGTTGTTGCCGTCTTGGCGCTCACCGCTTGCACCGGAAACGTTTCGCCGCCGCCACCGGCTGCGCAAGTCATCTCAGAGAAAGGCGACCCATACTCGACCCTCTTGGTGCCGAAACTTGATATCTCGACCACCGACGGCGCCGTCGGCGTCGAGGTGGACTCTCCGATCACCGTCAGTGCTAGCGCCGGGGTGTTGGGCGCGGTGAGTCTGACCAACGACAACGGCAAGGCAATAGCCGGCCAACTGAGCCCCGACGGGCTGACGTGGGCGACGGCGGATCAGCTGGGTTACAACAAGCGGTACACACTTCGAGCCGAAGCCCTCGGGTTGGGCGGCATCGCCCACGACACGATGACTTTCCGTACCAGCTCGCCGGAGAACCTGACGATGCCCTACGTGCTGCCCAACGACGGCGAGGTGGTCGGAGTCGGCCAGCCGGTGGCGATCCGGTTCGACGAGAAGATTCTCGACCGCACGGCAGCCGAGAAGGCCATCACCATCACCAGCCAACCTGCTGTCGACGGCGCGTTCTACTGGCTCAGTGATCGCGAAGTCCGTTGGCGACCAAGGGATTACTGGAAGCCAGGCACCGCCGTCGTCGTCGCGGTGAACACCTACGGGGTCGATCTCGGGGACGGCCTCTTCGGCCAGGACGACGTCACCACGCGCTTCACCGTCGGCGACGAGGTCATCGCCACTGCCGACGACACCACCAAGACGTTGACGGTCCGGGTCAACGGCGAGGTGGTCAAGACGATGCCAATCTCGATGGGCAAGAACAGCGCCCCTACCGACAACGGCACTTACCTCATCGGTGACCGCTACCGCGACCTCGTCATGGATTCCTCGACCTACGGTGTTCCGGTGAACTCGGCGGAGGGCTACCGACTCGAAGTCGAGTACGCCACCCAGATGTCCTACAGCGGCATCTACGTTCACGCCGCACCCTGGTCTGTAGGCAGCCAAGGCCGTAGCAACGTCAGCCACGGCTGCCTCAACGTCAGCACCAGCAATGCTCAGTGGTTCTACGACAACACGAAGCGGGGCGACATAGTCCAGGTCCTGAACACGGTGGGTCCGACGTTGCCGGGCACCGACGGCCTGGGCGATTGGAACATTCCCTGGGACCAGTGGCAGGCCGGGAACGCGGTCACCCCATGA
- the istA gene encoding IS21 family transposase, whose translation MISLEDWALIRHLHRSEGLSQRAIARQMGIARDTVAGALASDVPPKYERRAVTPAIDTVEPRIRALLSAYPGMPATVIAERIGWTGSISWFRERVRAVRPEYLPADPVDRLEHPPGRVAQCDLWFPAPKIAVGFGQEAMLPVLVMVAAFSRFIAAVMLPSRQTMDLVAGMWQLLASSFAAVPHELWWDNEAGIGRRGRLADPVTALMGTLGSRMVQLKPYDPESKGMVERANRYLETSFLPGRSFDSPHDFNSQLGQWLPTANSRHVRVLDGRPVDFLDRDRAQMLVLPPVPPVIDTVAHQRLGRDYYVRVAGNDYSVDPTAIGQLVDVRTTLAQVTVSRSGHLLAAHDRCWAARQTLTDPAHVATAAAMRRQFQTGPAPLAGEHLARDLAEYDRAFGVDFTSSATGFDGEVA comes from the coding sequence GTGATCTCCTTGGAAGATTGGGCCTTGATTCGGCATCTTCACCGCAGCGAGGGTCTGTCGCAGCGGGCTATCGCACGGCAGATGGGTATTGCGCGCGACACTGTGGCTGGGGCGTTGGCCAGCGACGTCCCACCGAAATATGAGCGGCGGGCGGTGACGCCGGCGATCGATACCGTGGAGCCACGGATTCGGGCTTTGTTGTCGGCCTATCCCGGGATGCCGGCGACGGTGATCGCGGAGCGGATTGGGTGGACGGGTTCGATCTCGTGGTTTCGGGAGCGGGTCCGGGCGGTTCGCCCGGAGTACCTGCCCGCTGATCCGGTGGATCGCCTCGAGCATCCGCCCGGTCGGGTGGCGCAGTGCGATCTGTGGTTCCCGGCGCCCAAGATCGCGGTGGGGTTCGGTCAGGAGGCGATGCTGCCGGTCTTGGTGATGGTGGCGGCGTTCTCAAGGTTCATCGCCGCGGTGATGCTGCCGTCGCGCCAAACGATGGATCTGGTGGCCGGGATGTGGCAGCTGCTGGCGAGCAGCTTCGCCGCGGTGCCGCACGAGTTGTGGTGGGACAACGAAGCCGGGATCGGACGTCGGGGCCGGTTGGCCGATCCGGTGACTGCGTTGATGGGCACGCTGGGATCGCGGATGGTGCAACTCAAACCCTATGACCCCGAATCGAAGGGAATGGTGGAACGAGCCAACCGCTACCTGGAGACCTCGTTCCTGCCCGGACGCAGCTTCGACTCCCCGCACGACTTCAATAGTCAACTGGGGCAATGGCTTCCGACCGCCAACAGTCGTCATGTGCGTGTCCTCGACGGGCGTCCCGTTGATTTCCTGGATCGTGATCGAGCTCAGATGCTGGTCCTGCCACCCGTGCCTCCGGTGATCGACACCGTGGCGCACCAACGGCTGGGACGGGACTACTACGTCCGGGTGGCCGGCAATGACTACTCGGTGGATCCGACGGCGATCGGTCAACTCGTCGACGTTCGCACCACCCTGGCCCAGGTGACGGTGAGCCGATCCGGGCATCTGCTGGCGGCTCATGACCGCTGCTGGGCGGCACGTCAAACCCTGACCGACCCGGCCCACGTCGCGACCGCCGCGGCGATGCGCCGCCAATTCCAGACGGGCCCGGCTCCACTGGCAGGCGAGCATCTGGCGCGGGACTTGGCCGAGTACGACCGTGCCTTCGGTGTCGACTTCACCAGCAGTGCAACCGGATTCGACGGGGAGGTGGCCTGA